Proteins found in one Terribacillus sp. DMT04 genomic segment:
- the leuD gene encoding 3-isopropylmalate dehydratase small subunit, translating into MEPIHTHNGLVYPLPKRNVDTDQIIPKQFLKRIERSGFGQFLFYNWRFDDEGEPRQDFTLNEPKYKGASVLIADDNFGCGSSREHAPWALLDYGFKVIIAPSFADIFYSNTTKNGILAIKLSEEQVDYLLKQAEKKSYILTIDLKNQIVYDNLEFKAGFDIPAYHKHMLLNGLDEIGITLTYADQIKQFEQTHN; encoded by the coding sequence ATGGAACCAATTCACACACATAATGGCCTCGTATACCCTTTGCCAAAAAGAAATGTCGACACTGATCAAATTATCCCGAAGCAATTTTTAAAACGGATTGAGCGCTCAGGTTTTGGCCAGTTCCTTTTCTATAACTGGCGTTTTGATGACGAGGGCGAGCCAAGACAAGACTTTACATTGAATGAACCAAAGTACAAAGGTGCATCTGTATTAATTGCCGACGATAACTTTGGCTGCGGCTCCTCACGTGAGCACGCGCCATGGGCCCTTTTAGATTATGGCTTTAAAGTAATTATTGCACCGAGCTTTGCCGATATTTTCTATAGTAATACGACAAAGAACGGCATCTTAGCTATTAAACTTTCAGAAGAACAAGTAGACTACTTGCTCAAGCAAGCAGAAAAGAAATCGTATATACTGACAATAGATCTGAAAAATCAGATAGTATATGATAATCTTGAGTTCAAGGCAGGCTTTGATATTCCAGCCTACCATAAGCATATGCTTTTAAATGGACTAGATGAAATCGGCATTACACTG
- the leuC gene encoding 3-isopropylmalate dehydratase large subunit — protein MKQPKTIIQKIWEKHTVVQETDKPDLLYIDLHLVHEVTSPQAFEGLRLTGRKVRQPERTYATVDHNVPTINRPIIRDEVARKQMDTLRTNCAEFGIRLADIDHPDQGIVHVIGPQLGLTQPGKTIVCGDSHTSTHGAFGALAFGIGTSEVEHVLATQTLWQNKPKTLNVQIDGPLGPGVTAKDLILAIIGTFGVKFGTGYVIEYTGEAIRGLSMEERMTVCNMSIEAGARAGLISPDETTFEYLRGRRYAPDAAAFEEAVAEWKLLATDKGATYDNTVTLDATTIEPQVTWGTNPGMCLPISASVPDPALIEDPDEKSAAEQAIAYMGLEPNQQLTSIEIQHVFIGSCTNSRITDLRKAASVIRGRKVHPSVRAMVVPGSFTVKMQAEQEGLDTLFREAGFEWRDAGCSMCLAMNEDVVPAGERCASTSNRNFEGRQGTGARTHLASPEMAAAAAIEGRFVDVRQVMTPTV, from the coding sequence ATGAAACAGCCTAAGACAATCATCCAGAAAATCTGGGAAAAACATACCGTTGTACAAGAGACCGATAAGCCTGATTTGCTCTATATCGACCTGCATCTTGTTCACGAAGTAACTTCGCCGCAAGCTTTTGAAGGACTGCGCTTAACAGGACGCAAAGTACGTCAGCCGGAACGAACATATGCCACAGTAGATCATAATGTTCCAACGATCAACCGCCCAATCATTCGCGATGAAGTTGCTCGTAAACAAATGGATACATTACGAACCAATTGCGCGGAGTTTGGTATCCGATTGGCCGATATTGATCACCCGGACCAAGGCATCGTTCATGTAATCGGACCGCAGCTTGGTCTGACTCAGCCTGGTAAAACAATTGTTTGCGGTGACAGTCATACGTCGACACATGGTGCATTCGGAGCGCTTGCATTCGGTATTGGAACAAGTGAGGTTGAACATGTTTTAGCGACCCAGACACTTTGGCAAAACAAGCCAAAAACATTGAACGTCCAGATTGACGGTCCGCTCGGTCCTGGTGTGACAGCGAAAGATTTGATACTTGCCATCATTGGTACATTTGGAGTCAAATTTGGTACTGGTTACGTCATTGAGTACACGGGAGAAGCAATTCGCGGCTTGTCTATGGAAGAACGCATGACAGTTTGCAACATGTCAATCGAAGCTGGTGCTCGTGCTGGATTGATTAGCCCAGACGAAACGACATTTGAATATTTGCGCGGCAGAAGATATGCACCTGATGCTGCAGCATTTGAAGAAGCAGTGGCAGAATGGAAACTGCTTGCCACGGATAAAGGCGCCACCTACGACAATACTGTTACGCTAGATGCAACAACAATAGAGCCGCAAGTAACCTGGGGAACAAACCCTGGTATGTGCCTGCCTATTTCTGCTAGTGTGCCGGATCCTGCTTTAATTGAAGATCCAGACGAGAAAAGTGCAGCAGAACAGGCAATTGCTTATATGGGACTAGAACCAAACCAACAGTTAACATCGATTGAAATCCAGCATGTATTTATTGGTTCCTGTACGAATTCTCGAATTACCGACTTGCGCAAAGCAGCAAGTGTCATTCGCGGAAGAAAAGTGCACCCTTCCGTACGAGCAATGGTGGTTCCAGGTTCTTTTACAGTTAAAATGCAAGCGGAGCAAGAAGGACTGGATACTCTCTTCCGGGAAGCAGGGTTTGAATGGCGCGATGCAGGCTGCAGTATGTGTTTGGCAATGAATGAAGATGTTGTGCCTGCTGGTGAACGCTGCGCTTCCACTTCTAACCGGAATTTTGAAGGCCGCCAAGGTACGGGGGCACGGACCCACCTAGCTAGTCCAGAGATGGCAGCAGCAGCAGCCATTGAGGGCCGCTTCGTCGATGTTCGGCAAGTGATGACACCAACTGTGTAA
- the leuB gene encoding 3-isopropylmalate dehydrogenase: MQKTIVLLPGDGIGPAVTEAAASVLQQVAANFSHTFTFHTKEIGGAAIDATGEPLPAETLQACEEADAILLGAVGGPKWEQHPPHLRPEKGLLQLRKGLGLFANLRPVKTFPSLLGSSPLKPEIVAGSDLLIVRELTGGLYFGLPSERRDNGQTVVDTLHYKKNEIERIVDIGFQSAMLRNKRLASVDKANVLESSKVWREVVNEKSIDYPEVTVEHMLVDSTAMKLITNPTYFDVIVTENLFGDILSDEASVLTGSLGLLPSASLRKDELGLYEPVHGSAPDIAGKDIANPLGAILSAAMLLRYSFGLEKEADSVETAVDHVLKKGYGTTDMQAEPAFTVGTEKMTSLVLEQLQAEKVRA; encoded by the coding sequence ATGCAAAAAACAATTGTTCTGCTTCCAGGAGATGGAATTGGCCCTGCCGTGACAGAAGCTGCTGCTTCTGTCCTGCAGCAAGTAGCAGCTAATTTTTCTCATACGTTTACCTTTCATACAAAAGAAATCGGCGGTGCAGCCATTGATGCAACTGGTGAGCCGCTGCCAGCTGAAACGCTGCAAGCTTGTGAGGAAGCAGATGCTATTTTATTAGGTGCTGTAGGAGGTCCGAAATGGGAACAGCATCCCCCTCATTTACGGCCTGAAAAAGGATTGTTGCAGCTGCGTAAAGGGCTTGGACTGTTTGCCAATTTACGCCCTGTAAAGACCTTCCCTTCCCTGCTGGGCAGCTCGCCGCTGAAGCCCGAAATTGTTGCTGGCAGTGATCTGTTGATTGTTCGGGAATTAACTGGCGGTCTTTACTTCGGGCTCCCAAGTGAGCGTCGTGACAACGGGCAGACTGTGGTAGACACGCTGCATTATAAAAAAAACGAGATTGAAAGAATTGTCGATATCGGTTTTCAAAGTGCAATGCTTCGGAATAAGCGTCTTGCTTCTGTTGACAAAGCAAACGTTCTTGAATCTAGCAAAGTCTGGCGGGAAGTTGTTAATGAAAAAAGTATAGATTACCCGGAAGTAACCGTTGAACATATGCTTGTTGACTCCACTGCAATGAAGCTGATTACCAATCCGACCTACTTTGATGTCATTGTGACAGAGAATTTGTTCGGCGATATCCTGAGCGATGAAGCATCTGTGCTTACGGGATCTCTCGGCCTCCTCCCTTCAGCAAGTCTTCGAAAAGATGAGCTCGGGCTTTATGAGCCAGTGCATGGCTCCGCTCCGGATATAGCCGGAAAGGATATCGCAAACCCGCTTGGTGCCATTTTATCGGCAGCTATGCTGCTGCGCTACTCCTTCGGGTTGGAAAAAGAAGCAGACAGTGTTGAGACAGCTGTAGACCATGTACTAAAAAAAGGATATGGCACAACTGACATGCAAGCTGAACCGGCATTTACTGTTGGTACCGAGAAAATGACATCTCTAGTTCTTGAGCAGCTGCAAGCTGAGAAAGTACGCGCTTAA
- a CDS encoding 2-isopropylmalate synthase, producing the protein MAQINFFDTTLRDGEQTPGVNLNKLEKLEIARQLERLGMDVMEAGFPASSEGDFLAVQEIARSIKTTAVTALARAKKSDIDTAWEALKDAEQPRVHVFLATSPIHMEYKLKKTPEEVLQTAVEMVSYAKERFPIVQFSAEDASRSELSFLAQVVEAVIDAGATVVNLPDTVGYATPAEYGKMFAYMKEHVPNIEKADLSAHCHDDLGMAVANSIAAIENGATQIEGTVNGIGERAGNAALEEVAVALHIRKDAYEHTSRLVLQEIKRTSSLISKLTGMNVPGNKAIVGDHAFAHESGIHQDGMLKHAETYEIITPALVGMNATNLVLGKHSGRHAFNTRLSELGFVLSDVQLQEAFDRFKRLTDKKKEVTDDDLFTIALDVQTKHDPVRTYEVKALQVTMGPQNLPTATIALQTPDDGIKETARTGHGTVEAIYNTLEALIAEQVTLTDYRIHSVGKGEDALAEVHVQLQVDGEPYTGRGTANDVLKASSHAFVNGVNRALRAATLKKTQPVT; encoded by the coding sequence ATGGCTCAAATAAATTTTTTTGATACAACTCTTCGGGATGGTGAACAAACACCCGGAGTCAATTTGAACAAACTGGAAAAGCTTGAAATTGCCCGGCAGCTGGAGCGCCTCGGAATGGATGTTATGGAAGCGGGATTCCCCGCTTCCTCCGAGGGTGACTTTCTGGCTGTTCAGGAAATCGCACGTTCCATCAAGACTACTGCGGTTACCGCATTAGCTCGTGCAAAGAAAAGTGATATCGATACGGCGTGGGAAGCCTTAAAGGACGCGGAGCAGCCAAGAGTGCACGTGTTCCTCGCCACCTCCCCTATCCACATGGAGTATAAGTTAAAAAAGACACCGGAAGAAGTATTGCAAACTGCTGTCGAGATGGTTTCTTATGCCAAAGAGCGATTTCCAATCGTCCAGTTTTCGGCAGAAGATGCTTCTCGTTCTGAACTCAGCTTTTTGGCACAAGTTGTGGAGGCAGTCATCGATGCAGGCGCAACTGTGGTAAATCTGCCTGATACAGTTGGTTACGCAACACCAGCCGAATATGGCAAGATGTTCGCTTATATGAAAGAACATGTGCCCAATATCGAAAAAGCTGACCTTTCTGCCCACTGCCATGATGATTTAGGAATGGCTGTTGCTAATAGCATTGCTGCTATCGAAAACGGCGCCACTCAAATTGAAGGAACAGTCAATGGTATTGGTGAACGCGCCGGTAATGCCGCTTTGGAAGAAGTTGCAGTGGCTTTGCATATCCGTAAAGACGCTTATGAACATACATCTCGTCTCGTCTTACAGGAAATTAAACGAACGAGCAGCCTTATCAGTAAACTGACGGGCATGAATGTTCCAGGAAATAAAGCAATTGTCGGAGATCATGCTTTTGCTCATGAATCCGGCATTCACCAAGATGGCATGCTGAAACACGCTGAAACGTATGAAATTATAACACCTGCCTTAGTCGGCATGAACGCTACCAACCTTGTACTTGGAAAGCATTCAGGTCGCCATGCTTTTAACACAAGATTAAGTGAACTGGGCTTTGTTCTATCTGACGTGCAGCTGCAAGAAGCATTCGACCGTTTCAAGCGTCTGACTGACAAGAAAAAAGAAGTGACAGATGATGATCTGTTTACCATTGCACTAGACGTCCAAACGAAGCATGATCCTGTACGGACATACGAAGTAAAAGCGCTGCAAGTAACGATGGGGCCGCAAAATCTGCCGACAGCAACAATCGCTCTGCAAACACCGGATGACGGAATCAAAGAAACAGCCCGAACTGGTCACGGGACAGTAGAAGCTATTTACAACACGTTGGAAGCTTTAATTGCCGAACAAGTAACACTCACCGACTACCGTATTCATTCGGTCGGCAAAGGAGAAGATGCGCTGGCGGAAGTACATGTGCAGCTGCAAGTGGACGGAGAGCCGTATACCGGCCGAGGCACAGCTAATGATGTCTTAAAAGCTTCCAGCCATGCCTTTGTAAATGGCGTGAACCGCGCTCTGCGGGCAGCTACCCTAAAGAAAACACAACCAGTAACCTAA
- the ilvC gene encoding ketol-acid reductoisomerase, whose amino-acid sequence MAKVVYHNDIQEEVLTGKKIAVIGYGSQGHAHAQNLKESGFDVVVGLRQGKSWNQAIEDGHDVRSAAEAAQAAEVIMVLVPDELQPAVYKESIEPHLETGNALVFAHGFNVHFNQITPPSNVDVFLVAPKGPGHLVRRTFSEGAGVPALYGIYQDVTGTAKEVALAYAKGIGAGRAGILETTFQEETETDLFGEQAVLCGGLTSLVKAGFETLTEAGYQPEVAYFECMHELKLIVDLMYESGLEGMRYSISDTAQWGDFVSGPRVVNAETKERMKDVLTDIQNGTFAKGWILENQVNRPQFNAINTKESNHPIETVGRELRELMPFVKQGKKNQSAEEVIVHGSNKFF is encoded by the coding sequence ATGGCAAAAGTAGTCTATCACAATGATATCCAAGAAGAGGTACTAACAGGGAAGAAAATCGCAGTAATCGGTTATGGCTCCCAAGGCCATGCTCATGCGCAGAACCTAAAGGAAAGCGGATTTGATGTTGTTGTTGGGCTTCGTCAAGGTAAATCTTGGAATCAAGCAATCGAGGATGGACATGATGTTCGTTCAGCAGCTGAAGCCGCACAAGCTGCAGAAGTTATCATGGTGCTTGTACCGGATGAATTGCAGCCTGCTGTTTATAAGGAAAGCATTGAGCCACACTTAGAAACAGGCAATGCACTAGTATTTGCACATGGTTTTAACGTTCATTTTAATCAAATTACACCTCCTTCAAATGTTGATGTGTTCTTAGTTGCGCCAAAAGGTCCCGGACATCTTGTTCGCCGTACTTTTTCAGAAGGAGCTGGCGTACCTGCACTTTATGGTATATACCAAGATGTAACCGGCACAGCTAAAGAAGTCGCACTTGCTTATGCAAAAGGGATTGGAGCTGGCCGTGCCGGCATCTTGGAAACTACTTTCCAAGAAGAAACCGAAACCGATCTGTTCGGCGAGCAGGCAGTGCTTTGCGGCGGACTTACAAGTCTTGTGAAAGCTGGATTCGAAACGTTGACAGAAGCTGGCTATCAGCCAGAAGTTGCTTACTTCGAATGTATGCACGAACTAAAACTGATTGTTGACCTGATGTATGAATCTGGTTTGGAAGGAATGCGTTACAGCATCTCTGATACAGCACAATGGGGTGACTTTGTTTCCGGCCCGCGTGTAGTGAACGCTGAAACAAAAGAGCGTATGAAAGACGTATTGACAGATATCCAAAACGGTACATTCGCTAAAGGCTGGATCTTGGAAAACCAAGTAAACCGTCCGCAATTTAATGCTATTAACACGAAAGAATCAAATCATCCAATTGAAACAGTCGGTCGTGAGCTCCGCGAATTGATGCCATTCGTCAAACAAGGCAAGAAAAATCAATCCGCTGAGGAAGTGATCGTCCATGGCTCAAATAAATTTTTTTGA
- the ilvN gene encoding acetolactate synthase small subunit produces MKRVITATVQNRSGVLNRITGLMQKRQFNIDSISVGKTEVEQISRMTFVVEVEDMQKLEQLTKQLHKQIDVLKVADITDHAIVARELALVKVVCPPASRSELQSIIAPFRASAVDISKDSMIVQVTGDSDKIEAFLELVRPYGIKELTRTGVTAFLRGHQPQTADGNTYSLITN; encoded by the coding sequence ATGAAGCGAGTCATTACTGCTACTGTTCAAAATCGGAGCGGGGTGCTCAACCGGATTACTGGTCTGATGCAAAAACGCCAATTTAACATTGATAGCATTTCTGTTGGCAAAACAGAAGTCGAACAAATCAGCCGCATGACATTCGTCGTCGAAGTCGAAGACATGCAAAAGCTGGAACAACTCACAAAGCAGCTGCACAAGCAAATTGACGTGCTGAAAGTTGCGGACATTACCGATCATGCCATTGTGGCCAGGGAACTCGCACTAGTAAAAGTTGTCTGCCCCCCTGCCAGCCGCAGTGAACTGCAAAGTATCATTGCCCCCTTCCGCGCAAGTGCGGTCGACATTAGCAAGGATAGCATGATTGTTCAAGTCACTGGCGACTCCGATAAGATCGAAGCATTTCTCGAGCTTGTTAGGCCTTATGGCATTAAAGAACTGACTCGAACTGGTGTAACGGCCTTCCTGCGTGGGCACCAGCCGCAAACTGCGGATGGAAACACGTATTCACTTATAACAAACTAA
- the ilvB gene encoding biosynthetic-type acetolactate synthase large subunit, which produces MKVKAQAVQERNPAAKVPKTGADLFVETLQAAGVDTIFGYPGGAVLPIYDALYRAEPQFKHILTRHEQGAIHAAEGYARVSGKPGVVIATSGPGATNLITGIADAMMDSLPLVIFTGQVGRSVIGTDAFQESDVMGITTPITKHNYQVQRQEDLPRIVKEAFYIATTGRPGPVVIDIPKDISGEAYQTAATSQAIHLPGYQPTTKPNTNQIKKLIHAIAKAKRPVLLTGAGVLHAKAAQEVEHFAKRFQLPVVSTLLGLGAFPSSDQQFLGMAGMHGTYAANRALYECDLLINVGARFDDRLTGNLAHFAPDATIAHIDVDPAEIGKIIPTSIPVVSDAKAAIEALMAEESNAAASEDWRNHLQQYKADFPLWYNNPVQDLTPQWVMQAVHKATDGKAIITTDVGQHQMWAAQYYGFDQPNRWVTSGGLGTMGFGFPAAIGAQLASPDSTVISIVGDGGFQMTMQELSVLQERRLPVKVLIVNNQSLGMVRQWQEFFYQERYSESLLNVQPDFIKLADSYSIKGVRLDTQEQLVQQLPSLLHSDEPVVIDCRVLRQENVFPMIAPGKGLHEMIGVSR; this is translated from the coding sequence ATGAAGGTGAAGGCGCAAGCCGTACAGGAAAGAAATCCTGCCGCAAAAGTTCCCAAGACTGGTGCTGATCTATTCGTAGAAACATTGCAAGCAGCCGGTGTAGATACGATTTTCGGCTATCCAGGAGGAGCAGTACTTCCAATTTACGATGCCTTGTATCGCGCTGAACCACAATTCAAGCATATTCTAACCCGCCATGAACAAGGTGCAATTCATGCAGCAGAAGGATATGCAAGAGTGTCTGGAAAACCTGGCGTTGTGATTGCTACTTCAGGGCCTGGTGCCACCAACCTGATTACTGGAATTGCTGATGCCATGATGGATTCTTTGCCTTTAGTTATTTTCACTGGCCAAGTAGGCAGAAGTGTGATTGGTACTGATGCATTCCAAGAATCAGACGTGATGGGTATTACGACACCAATCACGAAACACAACTATCAAGTGCAGCGACAAGAAGATTTGCCGCGCATTGTCAAAGAAGCATTCTACATTGCGACAACAGGACGACCTGGTCCCGTTGTAATAGATATTCCAAAGGATATTTCAGGCGAAGCTTACCAAACGGCTGCAACATCACAAGCGATTCACCTTCCAGGTTACCAGCCGACAACAAAACCGAATACCAATCAAATCAAGAAACTGATTCATGCGATTGCAAAGGCGAAACGTCCAGTACTTTTAACTGGTGCGGGAGTATTACATGCAAAAGCAGCACAGGAAGTTGAGCATTTCGCAAAACGTTTCCAGCTGCCTGTCGTTTCAACCCTGCTTGGACTTGGTGCCTTCCCTTCCAGTGATCAACAATTTCTTGGGATGGCAGGCATGCACGGTACGTATGCCGCTAATCGTGCCCTGTACGAATGCGATTTACTAATCAATGTAGGTGCTCGTTTCGATGACAGACTGACTGGAAACTTAGCACACTTCGCTCCTGACGCAACAATCGCGCATATCGATGTTGATCCGGCTGAGATTGGTAAGATTATTCCAACAAGCATACCGGTTGTGTCAGATGCCAAAGCAGCAATCGAGGCACTTATGGCTGAAGAATCGAACGCAGCAGCTAGTGAAGACTGGCGCAATCATTTACAGCAATACAAAGCAGATTTTCCGCTTTGGTATAACAATCCAGTACAAGATCTAACCCCGCAATGGGTCATGCAAGCTGTGCATAAAGCAACGGACGGTAAAGCAATCATTACGACTGACGTCGGCCAGCACCAGATGTGGGCAGCGCAGTATTACGGATTTGATCAGCCCAACAGATGGGTCACTTCCGGAGGTCTCGGCACAATGGGCTTTGGCTTCCCTGCTGCTATCGGAGCTCAGCTAGCGAGTCCTGATAGTACCGTTATCAGTATTGTGGGTGATGGAGGCTTCCAAATGACAATGCAGGAACTGTCTGTTCTGCAAGAACGCAGACTGCCTGTCAAGGTACTCATTGTCAACAATCAAAGTCTAGGTATGGTTAGGCAATGGCAGGAATTCTTCTACCAAGAGCGCTATTCGGAATCATTGCTAAATGTACAGCCTGATTTTATCAAGTTGGCGGACAGTTACAGCATCAAAGGAGTGCGACTTGATACACAGGAACAGCTGGTCCAGCAGCTCCCTTCCCTGCTCCATTCTGATGAACCTGTTGTTATTGATTGCCGTGTTCTGCGGCAGGAGAATGTATTCCCAATGATCGCACCTGGAAAAGGTTTGCATGAAATGATTGGAGTGAGTCGATGA
- the ilvD gene encoding dihydroxy-acid dehydratase, with protein MRSDMIKTGIDRAPHRSLLHATGVKTSDLGKPFIGVCNSYIDIIPGHMHLNKFAEVVKDAIREAGGIPFEFNTIGVDDGIAMGHIGMRYSLPSREIIADSAETVIQAHWFDGVFYIPNCDKITPGMLMAAARTNVPSVFVSGGPMEAGVSPEGKPLNLVSMFEGVGAVQNGTMTEKELATIETLACPTCGSCSGMFTANSMNSLMEMLGMTVPGNGTLLATSDERHELIYEAARHLVRLVKEDIRPRDILTKETFDNAFALDMAMGGSTNTVLHTIAIAHEAGIDYNLADINKIAEKTPYLSKISPASDYSMHDVHLAGGVSAIIKELCKIDGLLHRERITITGKTIAENVEDHEILNKDVIRPLDNPYSPVGGLSILYGNLAPDGSVIKVGAVDPSIKKFLGEAIVFNSQDEAQEGISNGTVQAGHVVVIRYEGPKGGPGMPEMLTPTSAIAGRGLAKEVALITDGRFSGATRGISVGHISPEAAEGGPIAFVENGDPILIDLETRSIELLVDEDVLKERSKNWEQPEPKIKTGYLAKYAKLVTSANTGGVMKI; from the coding sequence ATGCGAAGCGACATGATCAAAACAGGAATTGACCGGGCACCACACCGCAGTCTGCTGCATGCGACGGGTGTAAAAACGTCCGACCTAGGAAAGCCATTCATCGGAGTTTGTAACTCCTACATTGATATCATTCCTGGACATATGCATTTAAACAAATTTGCAGAAGTTGTAAAAGATGCTATTCGTGAGGCAGGCGGTATACCATTCGAATTCAATACAATCGGTGTAGACGATGGTATTGCAATGGGACATATCGGCATGCGCTACAGTTTGCCCAGCCGGGAGATTATTGCTGACAGTGCAGAGACGGTTATTCAGGCTCACTGGTTCGACGGCGTCTTTTATATACCGAATTGCGATAAGATCACACCAGGAATGCTAATGGCGGCAGCGAGAACAAACGTCCCTTCCGTTTTTGTATCCGGAGGTCCAATGGAAGCTGGTGTTAGTCCAGAAGGCAAACCATTGAATCTAGTATCTATGTTTGAAGGTGTAGGTGCCGTTCAGAATGGCACCATGACAGAAAAAGAATTAGCAACCATCGAGACACTAGCTTGTCCAACATGCGGCTCCTGCTCAGGTATGTTCACTGCCAATTCGATGAACAGCCTTATGGAAATGCTCGGCATGACTGTTCCTGGAAACGGAACACTGCTGGCAACGTCTGATGAGCGTCACGAACTAATCTACGAAGCGGCCAGGCATTTGGTTCGCCTCGTGAAAGAAGATATTCGTCCTCGTGACATTTTGACAAAAGAAACCTTTGATAATGCCTTTGCTTTGGATATGGCAATGGGCGGATCTACCAATACGGTACTCCATACCATTGCAATAGCGCATGAAGCAGGTATTGATTATAACTTAGCTGATATTAACAAGATTGCTGAAAAGACGCCTTATCTATCTAAAATCAGTCCAGCATCTGACTATTCGATGCATGACGTTCATCTCGCCGGCGGAGTCAGTGCCATTATTAAAGAGCTTTGTAAGATTGATGGCCTGCTTCATAGAGAACGCATTACCATTACCGGTAAAACAATTGCAGAGAATGTAGAAGATCACGAGATATTGAACAAAGATGTAATCCGTCCGCTGGATAACCCTTACAGCCCTGTAGGCGGTCTAAGTATCTTATATGGCAACTTAGCGCCTGATGGCAGTGTCATTAAGGTTGGAGCTGTTGACCCTTCCATCAAAAAATTCCTAGGAGAAGCAATTGTATTTAATTCCCAGGACGAAGCACAAGAGGGTATTTCGAATGGTACGGTGCAAGCAGGTCATGTTGTTGTGATCCGTTATGAAGGGCCAAAAGGCGGACCAGGAATGCCAGAGATGCTAACCCCCACTTCTGCTATAGCCGGGCGCGGGTTAGCAAAAGAAGTTGCACTAATTACAGACGGACGTTTTTCTGGGGCGACACGAGGTATCTCTGTCGGACACATTTCTCCAGAAGCAGCCGAAGGTGGTCCAATCGCATTTGTTGAGAATGGCGACCCAATCTTAATTGACCTAGAGACGCGCAGTATTGAATTGCTCGTCGATGAAGATGTACTCAAAGAACGCAGTAAGAACTGGGAGCAGCCGGAACCGAAGATTAAAACCGGTTACCTAGCAAAATATGCAAAACTCGTAACTTCTGCTAATACTGGCGGCGTTATGAAGATATAA